Proteins encoded within one genomic window of Armatimonadota bacterium:
- a CDS encoding BlaI/MecI/CopY family transcriptional regulator, translating into MTRPREEPELHTVRLDRPGIRSALGDLEAEIMEVIWSRPPGEGVTVREVFEELYRRRRLAYTTVMNTMARLARKGLLVAERREPAYVYRAALQREAFIERFVGRVLERLLVNFGGVAAEKLRELTDPGTRQRLLRLAEEARARRPGR; encoded by the coding sequence GTGACGCGTCCGCGGGAGGAACCCGAGCTCCACACGGTGCGCCTGGACCGGCCCGGGATCCGCTCGGCCCTGGGGGATCTGGAAGCCGAGATCATGGAGGTGATCTGGTCCCGGCCGCCGGGAGAAGGGGTCACGGTGCGGGAGGTGTTCGAGGAGCTGTACCGGCGCCGCCGCCTCGCCTACACCACCGTCATGAACACCATGGCGCGCCTGGCCCGCAAAGGGCTGCTGGTGGCGGAGCGGCGCGAACCCGCCTACGTGTACAGGGCCGCCCTCCAACGTGAGGCCTTCATCGAGCGCTTCGTCGGACGCGTCCTGGAGCGGCTTTTGGTGAACTTCGGCGGTGTCGCGGCCGAGAAGCTGCGTGAGCTCACCGATCCTGGGACGCGGCAGCGCCTCCTCCGGCTGGCGGAGGAGGCGAGGGCTCGCCGGCCGGGGCGATGA
- a CDS encoding TlpA disulfide reductase family protein, which produces MRFALVGLLVAGLVVVFSSALFRGEAPRRGGLAVNTMGRAGQVRVRPAPQFALRLFEGGTFRLGDHRGRIVVVNFWASWCPPCREEARELEAAWQGVRDRGIVFVGVNVWDSEPAARAFLRAFGITYPNGSDARGRILVEFGVTGIPETYVVDPEGRIVQRWIGPITREGLSNLLESLRRSAP; this is translated from the coding sequence ATGCGTTTTGCCCTGGTTGGCCTCCTCGTCGCCGGGCTCGTGGTGGTGTTCTCCTCCGCCCTGTTCCGCGGCGAAGCTCCGCGCCGGGGCGGACTTGCCGTCAACACCATGGGTCGCGCGGGGCAGGTGCGGGTGAGGCCCGCGCCCCAGTTTGCTCTGCGGCTGTTCGAGGGCGGCACGTTCCGGCTCGGAGACCACCGAGGTCGAATCGTGGTGGTGAACTTCTGGGCCTCGTGGTGTCCGCCGTGCCGGGAGGAGGCCCGGGAGCTGGAGGCGGCCTGGCAGGGGGTCCGGGACCGGGGTATCGTATTCGTGGGTGTGAACGTGTGGGATTCGGAGCCGGCGGCGCGGGCGTTCTTGCGCGCTTTCGGAATTACCTATCCCAACGGCTCCGATGCCCGTGGCCGGATCCTGGTGGAGTTCGGGGTCACGGGGATCCCGGAGACGTATGTGGTGGATCCGGAGGGGAGAATCGTACAGCGTTGGATCGGACCCATCACCCGGGAAGGACTCTCAAACCTGCTGGAAAGTCTCCGGAGGTCGGCACCGTGA
- a CDS encoding Rieske 2Fe-2S domain-containing protein — translation MPDRRAFLRWLAAVPVVGALASFTAPVLRYLKPNLEPGLGVPRREIPDLAEGDLPEGETLPIATLEELREPWSSKFFVFTQKYPQYTPELAKAATVPGVAIKLPWKLSFPGYKGGKEPTDIVVFSRICPHLGCIFNYVPNWREVTAGYGGYVPPEDRRHGLLACPCHLSIFDPADRELPGRVLSGPAPRPPRHFVYEIRDGVILATAVEPGGIA, via the coding sequence GTGCCGGACCGGAGGGCCTTTCTCAGGTGGTTGGCTGCAGTCCCTGTGGTGGGTGCCCTGGCCTCTTTCACCGCTCCCGTGCTCCGCTACCTGAAGCCGAATTTGGAGCCAGGCCTCGGCGTACCGCGGCGCGAGATCCCGGACCTGGCGGAGGGCGACCTCCCGGAGGGGGAGACGCTCCCCATCGCCACCCTGGAGGAGCTGCGGGAGCCCTGGTCGAGCAAGTTCTTCGTGTTCACCCAGAAGTACCCGCAGTACACGCCGGAGCTCGCCAAGGCGGCCACCGTACCCGGGGTGGCCATCAAACTGCCGTGGAAGTTGAGCTTCCCGGGCTACAAGGGTGGGAAGGAGCCCACGGACATCGTGGTGTTCTCCCGGATCTGCCCGCACCTGGGCTGCATCTTCAACTACGTGCCGAACTGGCGGGAGGTCACCGCGGGCTACGGCGGGTACGTGCCGCCGGAAGACCGACGCCACGGACTGCTAGCCTGCCCCTGCCACCTCTCTATCTTCGACCCCGCCGACCGGGAGCTTCCCGGCCGGGTGCTGTCGGGTCCCGCGCCTCGTCCGCCGCGGCACTTCGTCTATGAGATCCGGGACGGGGTGATTCTCGCGACCGCGGTGGAGCCGGGCGGGATCGCCTGA
- a CDS encoding cytochrome c biogenesis protein CcdA, with protein sequence MNPEVSRRMPLDSAGVAFVLVGLVLGWALIASTQVLYLAQGRVATLLSWLPVGYAFAAGMVAAVNPCGILLLPSLAAYALAREAPGTPGRRAARALAFGGLGTLGFVLLFGAAGLAIGAGGYVLARAFPYGGLLIGVALVLLGTWLALSGREFGLPVASRVWERTRPGNDLLSFFGFGVAYGICSLACTLPVFLAVVGSAVASGSWLAAAGRFLGYAVGMGTVLTAVLVGVAFFEAAVHRWVRAVVPYVHRLAAAFLIGAGIFMVGYWWRAF encoded by the coding sequence GTGAACCCGGAGGTCTCCCGTCGGATGCCCCTGGACTCTGCGGGAGTGGCCTTCGTGCTGGTGGGCCTCGTCCTGGGATGGGCTCTGATCGCGTCCACGCAGGTCCTCTATCTCGCCCAGGGGCGGGTGGCCACCCTCCTCAGCTGGCTCCCCGTGGGGTACGCCTTCGCCGCGGGCATGGTGGCCGCGGTCAATCCGTGCGGGATCCTGCTTTTGCCCTCCCTGGCCGCCTACGCGCTCGCGCGGGAGGCCCCGGGGACTCCGGGCAGACGGGCGGCCCGGGCGCTCGCGTTCGGAGGCCTCGGTACCTTGGGCTTCGTGCTCCTCTTCGGGGCCGCGGGGCTGGCGATCGGTGCGGGCGGATACGTCCTCGCCCGCGCGTTCCCCTACGGCGGCCTGTTGATCGGTGTCGCCCTCGTGCTGCTCGGCACCTGGCTTGCCCTCTCTGGCCGGGAGTTCGGCCTTCCCGTCGCGAGCCGGGTGTGGGAGCGGACGCGGCCCGGCAACGACCTCCTCTCCTTCTTCGGATTCGGCGTGGCATACGGAATCTGCTCCCTCGCGTGTACCCTGCCCGTGTTCCTGGCGGTGGTGGGAAGTGCGGTGGCTTCCGGGAGCTGGCTTGCCGCGGCCGGCCGGTTCTTGGGGTACGCGGTGGGTATGGGCACGGTCCTCACCGCGGTGCTGGTGGGCGTGGCCTTCTTCGAGGCCGCGGTCCACCGGTGGGTACGGGCCGTGGTCCCCTACGTGCACCGTCTCGCGGCCGCTTTCCTCATCGGCGCGGGGATCTTCATGGTGGGTTACTGGTGGAGGGCGTTTTGA
- a CDS encoding HAMP domain-containing sensor histidine kinase encodes MARSLRSQIVLLYLGMLSVGLGGLVVWAGVQLREAAVHQAHRELVARAVVVATALAEPLEHWATPSPSALAHYARSAGARLVVLDPTLRVVASSEPLPERLLSAPRQGLGWEGNARRLFATVPVVEEHGRVVGAVELSVPASAVFDTVRGTWFTLGSAGLGILCAVAAASVLLAHGITQPLQRLTSAVEAVASGKLQERVEVKGSAEVERLGHAFNRMAERVEAMVTRQRTFAAHAAHELRSPLAALRLRLEVLQQRLPSDPALAAHVMQALRNVDRLQRLVDHLLVLAAVEERRGLRRERVDLAPLLYELADEIGPVVAEAGLRLDVEVPPHLPLVEADPEQILLAIRNLLDNAVKYTPPGGRVLLQAEAQMEGVVLRVRDTGVGIPPEHLPHVFDRFYRVPAPRRADGSGLGLALVKEVVEAYGGRVTIRSEVGAGTEVSFLLPAKTS; translated from the coding sequence GTGGCCCGTAGCCTTCGGTCCCAGATCGTGCTCCTGTACCTGGGGATGCTCTCCGTGGGGCTGGGCGGCCTCGTGGTATGGGCGGGCGTACAGCTCCGGGAGGCGGCGGTCCATCAGGCCCACCGGGAACTCGTGGCCCGGGCGGTGGTGGTGGCAACAGCCCTCGCGGAACCTTTGGAGCATTGGGCCACCCCGAGCCCCTCCGCGCTTGCCCACTACGCCAGGAGCGCAGGGGCGCGCCTGGTGGTCCTCGACCCTACCCTTCGGGTCGTAGCGAGCTCGGAACCCTTGCCGGAACGGCTCCTCTCCGCCCCACGTCAAGGCCTTGGGTGGGAGGGAAATGCACGGCGCCTGTTCGCCACCGTACCCGTGGTAGAGGAACACGGCCGGGTCGTGGGGGCCGTGGAGCTCTCCGTCCCCGCTTCCGCGGTCTTTGACACGGTGCGGGGCACCTGGTTCACCTTGGGCAGTGCGGGGCTCGGAATCCTCTGCGCGGTGGCCGCGGCGAGCGTCCTGCTGGCGCACGGAATCACCCAGCCCCTCCAACGACTCACCTCCGCCGTGGAAGCGGTGGCCAGCGGGAAGCTGCAGGAACGGGTGGAGGTGAAGGGATCAGCGGAGGTAGAGCGGCTGGGACATGCCTTCAACCGCATGGCGGAACGGGTGGAAGCCATGGTGACCCGCCAGCGGACCTTCGCCGCGCACGCGGCGCACGAGCTTCGCTCCCCTCTTGCGGCCCTGCGCCTGCGTCTTGAGGTCCTGCAGCAGCGCCTCCCGTCGGATCCCGCTTTGGCGGCCCACGTGATGCAGGCCTTGCGGAACGTGGACCGGTTGCAGCGACTCGTGGATCATCTCCTCGTGCTCGCGGCGGTGGAGGAGCGCCGCGGGCTACGCCGGGAACGGGTCGACCTCGCCCCCCTCCTGTACGAGCTGGCGGACGAGATCGGTCCCGTGGTGGCAGAAGCGGGGCTTCGGCTGGATGTGGAAGTCCCCCCGCACCTGCCGCTCGTGGAAGCGGATCCGGAGCAGATCCTGCTCGCGATCCGCAACCTCCTCGACAACGCGGTGAAGTATACACCCCCGGGCGGCCGGGTGCTCCTGCAGGCGGAAGCCCAAATGGAGGGGGTCGTGCTCCGGGTCCGCGACACGGGCGTGGGAATCCCTCCGGAACACCTCCCACACGTCTTCGACCGGTTCTATCGGGTCCCGGCCCCCCGACGCGCGGACGGGAGTGGGCTCGGACTCGCCCTGGTCAAGGAGGTGGTGGAGGCATACGGGGGCCGGGTCACCATCCGCAGCGAGGTCGGAGCAGGAACAGAGGTTTCCTTCCTCCTCCCGGCCAAGACCTCCTGA
- a CDS encoding M56 family metallopeptidase: MTYTEFLLRSLALAALLSAAASWIVPHVPVGSRRPVGLLLLSLPLFVLALVAAHLLPRYWNACATLTGWDPLLSLGLLVAVWGTVPGALILNLVRLRRARRLVLACPPVQDPDLLGCFATLSRRLKAPVPELRVLGLPAPAAFSGWGPRPVVVISRWFLDRLDRAELLAVLAHELGHLARRAPQALWLARVMRDATWYLPWTRRVLESLEAEEELEADAFAVRLTGQPMALASALGRLTEHALLAGAPLPAFGSSPERVLEYRLRCLLEGRARPDRDLGGRLLAGGLAVVAVRAVPSIVASSAAALPLYCRIGPL, encoded by the coding sequence ATGACGTACACGGAGTTCCTGCTGCGCTCCCTCGCGCTGGCCGCCCTCCTAAGCGCGGCGGCCAGCTGGATCGTCCCGCATGTGCCCGTGGGCAGCCGACGTCCTGTCGGCCTTTTGCTTTTGAGCCTCCCCCTGTTCGTCCTGGCCCTCGTGGCCGCCCACCTGCTCCCCAGGTACTGGAACGCCTGTGCCACGCTCACGGGATGGGATCCGCTGTTGAGCCTGGGGCTGCTCGTCGCCGTCTGGGGGACCGTACCGGGCGCCTTGATCCTGAACCTCGTCCGGCTCCGGAGGGCCCGGCGGCTCGTCCTCGCCTGCCCTCCCGTCCAGGACCCCGACCTGCTCGGGTGCTTCGCCACTCTCTCCCGCCGGCTGAAAGCACCCGTGCCGGAACTGCGCGTGCTTGGTCTCCCGGCGCCCGCGGCCTTCAGCGGGTGGGGGCCTAGACCCGTGGTGGTGATCTCCCGCTGGTTCCTGGACCGTCTGGACCGTGCGGAGCTTCTCGCGGTACTGGCGCACGAACTGGGACATCTGGCCCGGCGGGCCCCGCAAGCTCTGTGGCTGGCGCGGGTCATGCGGGACGCGACCTGGTACCTTCCGTGGACCCGGCGGGTCCTGGAATCCCTCGAGGCCGAGGAGGAGCTGGAGGCCGACGCATTCGCCGTACGGCTCACGGGGCAGCCCATGGCCCTGGCCTCGGCCTTGGGCCGCCTTACGGAGCACGCCCTGCTGGCCGGCGCGCCGCTGCCGGCCTTTGGGAGCAGCCCCGAACGGGTCCTCGAGTACCGGCTGCGGTGCTTGCTGGAAGGCCGTGCGCGGCCCGACCGGGACCTCGGTGGAAGGCTCCTGGCCGGCGGCCTGGCTGTGGTGGCGGTGCGAGCCGTTCCTTCCATCGTCGCCAGCTCGGCTGCCGCTCTGCCCCTGTACTGCCGGATCGGACCCCTATAG
- a CDS encoding CopD family protein, whose translation MEGVLTFPQALLRGLWLAVLMGLLVAGPARGHAVLLRSSPPDGTRLEASPRQVVLVFSETVHPGLSTGEVLDPSGKVRSLRSEVAGDGRTLFISLPSLPVGTYVVRWRVLSRVDGHLTTGLMAFGVGATPDRRGAQPDQPPLLRVVVRWVAYTALVTLAGFAAFWHLVLRPLRIALPEPADAAFHRIPLAAALAVLTTAGLEIAFLLGGLSPALGVRLLASGPSGWALPLRMGAAAVFLGPDAIRKRWSLPVAALLLLTSTLGSHAWGEGAPAALADWVHLAAAAVWMGGLVGLLALLTAGRAYRMHAAQATLRYSRWAGWSLIAAVLTGTYMAARQLPSLGGFLGTEWGKWLSGKLALVAALVALGAVNRYRNVPPLASGNPREGALLRIRRVAQAEAVLGIAVLLAVGALTITPTARTVQLRTAPPRTLALAAISDGLQVVLRVTPGEPGWNRFEVTAHRLDRTPVDADRVMVRLRKLDEEALPATVRLPREEPGRYAGEGGELGLAGYWEAEVVLRWRGRPDVSASFPLRLGESRLRSEVEAFRLLQEARKAMETVRTWREIEQITDGSGNVVVTRYSFQKPDRVRFEVQGGMRGILVGRDRYVWTGRGWHRDPLPEPFVAQGVAGYMRNPVRAQVGRRAACGGEPCRVVLWDSPDGLASFAAWIGERTHRPHKLLMSAPAHYMITRTQDFDVAQEVRPP comes from the coding sequence GTGGAGGGCGTTTTGACCTTCCCGCAGGCCCTTCTCCGAGGGCTTTGGCTCGCGGTGCTGATGGGCCTCCTGGTGGCGGGTCCCGCCCGGGGTCACGCGGTCCTGCTCCGCAGCAGTCCCCCGGACGGTACGCGGCTGGAAGCCTCTCCGCGACAGGTGGTCTTGGTGTTCAGCGAGACCGTGCATCCCGGGCTGAGCACCGGGGAGGTGCTGGATCCTTCCGGGAAGGTGCGTTCCCTGCGGTCCGAGGTGGCGGGGGATGGCCGGACCCTGTTCATCTCCCTCCCGTCGCTTCCTGTCGGGACCTACGTGGTGCGGTGGCGGGTCCTCTCGCGGGTGGACGGCCACCTCACCACGGGGCTGATGGCATTCGGGGTGGGAGCGACACCCGACCGCAGGGGTGCACAGCCGGACCAGCCACCCCTGCTCCGGGTGGTGGTCCGGTGGGTCGCGTACACGGCCCTGGTAACGCTTGCGGGGTTCGCGGCCTTCTGGCACCTCGTGCTCAGACCTCTTCGGATCGCGCTCCCAGAGCCAGCAGATGCGGCGTTTCACCGGATTCCGCTGGCCGCCGCGCTCGCGGTACTGACCACCGCCGGGCTCGAGATCGCCTTCCTGCTGGGAGGCCTCTCCCCCGCGCTTGGCGTACGGCTGCTGGCCTCCGGGCCGTCGGGATGGGCCCTGCCCCTCCGCATGGGAGCGGCCGCCGTCTTCCTCGGGCCAGACGCCATCCGGAAGCGGTGGTCCCTCCCCGTCGCAGCCCTCCTCCTCCTCACCTCCACCCTGGGATCCCACGCGTGGGGCGAAGGGGCGCCAGCGGCCCTCGCGGACTGGGTGCACCTCGCGGCTGCCGCGGTCTGGATGGGAGGGCTCGTGGGCCTCCTCGCCCTCCTCACCGCGGGCCGGGCATACCGCATGCATGCGGCGCAGGCAACGCTCCGCTACTCCAGGTGGGCGGGCTGGAGTCTGATCGCCGCGGTCCTCACCGGCACGTACATGGCCGCTCGGCAGCTCCCTTCGCTCGGGGGCTTCCTCGGGACGGAGTGGGGAAAGTGGCTGTCGGGCAAGCTCGCCCTCGTCGCCGCGCTCGTGGCCCTGGGTGCCGTGAACCGGTACCGAAACGTCCCCCCACTGGCCTCGGGAAATCCCAGGGAAGGGGCCCTGCTCCGGATCCGGCGGGTGGCTCAGGCGGAGGCGGTGCTGGGAATCGCGGTGCTGCTCGCGGTGGGTGCCCTCACCATCACCCCCACCGCCCGCACGGTCCAGCTGCGCACCGCCCCTCCCCGCACCCTCGCCCTGGCCGCGATTTCGGACGGCCTGCAGGTCGTGCTGCGCGTCACGCCGGGGGAGCCGGGCTGGAACCGGTTCGAGGTCACGGCGCATCGTCTCGACAGGACCCCTGTGGACGCGGACCGGGTGATGGTGCGGCTGCGGAAGCTGGACGAGGAGGCGCTCCCCGCCACGGTTCGGCTTCCCCGGGAGGAACCCGGCCGGTACGCGGGGGAGGGCGGGGAGCTCGGGCTTGCGGGCTACTGGGAGGCGGAAGTGGTGCTGCGGTGGCGGGGAAGGCCGGATGTCTCCGCGTCTTTTCCGCTACGCCTGGGCGAGTCTCGGCTGCGGTCGGAAGTGGAGGCGTTCCGGCTCCTCCAGGAAGCCCGGAAAGCCATGGAGACGGTCCGAACCTGGCGGGAGATCGAGCAGATCACGGACGGTTCGGGCAACGTGGTGGTGACCCGGTACAGCTTCCAGAAGCCGGACCGGGTGCGGTTCGAGGTGCAGGGCGGGATGCGGGGCATTCTCGTCGGCCGGGATCGGTACGTGTGGACGGGCCGGGGATGGCACCGGGATCCCCTCCCGGAGCCCTTCGTGGCCCAAGGGGTGGCGGGATACATGCGGAACCCGGTTCGTGCACAGGTGGGCCGCCGGGCCGCTTGCGGCGGGGAACCGTGCCGGGTGGTGCTGTGGGACAGTCCGGACGGCCTCGCCTCCTTCGCCGCCTGGATCGGGGAGCGCACCCACCGGCCCCATAAGCTCCTCATGTCCGCCCCCGCCCACTACATGATCACCCGGACCCAGGACTTCGATGTGGCACAGGAGGTGCGGCCTCCGTGA
- a CDS encoding response regulator transcription factor encodes MREGQPRILLIEDDEALADPLQEALAEEGFRILYAATGEEGLRKLSEVSVDLVVLDVMLPDVEGFSLCRAIRQRSDVPILMLTARTHELDRVTGLEMGADDYVGKPFSLRELVARIRALLRRRELDRGALPASGDRMAIGAILLDRVARRVWKAGQEVPLRPREFELLRVLMEEAGKALSRQELLDRVWGSNWVGDPRTLDVHIRWLREKLEDDPTRPRYIQTVRGYGYRFEVEGGP; translated from the coding sequence ATGCGAGAAGGACAGCCACGGATCCTCCTCATCGAGGATGACGAGGCGCTGGCGGATCCCCTTCAGGAAGCGCTGGCCGAGGAGGGGTTTCGGATCCTCTATGCTGCCACGGGCGAGGAAGGGCTGCGGAAACTTTCGGAAGTCTCCGTGGACCTGGTGGTGCTGGACGTGATGCTCCCAGACGTAGAGGGCTTCAGTCTCTGTCGGGCCATCCGACAGCGGTCGGACGTCCCCATCCTCATGCTCACCGCCCGGACGCATGAGCTGGACCGGGTGACCGGGCTGGAGATGGGGGCGGACGACTACGTGGGCAAGCCTTTCAGCCTTCGGGAGCTGGTGGCGCGGATCCGGGCCCTGCTGCGGCGGCGGGAGCTGGATCGGGGTGCGCTCCCCGCCTCCGGGGATCGCATGGCCATCGGGGCCATCCTCTTGGATCGGGTCGCCCGGCGAGTGTGGAAGGCCGGGCAGGAGGTCCCGCTTCGCCCGCGGGAGTTCGAACTGCTTCGGGTTCTCATGGAGGAGGCGGGGAAGGCTCTGTCCCGACAGGAGCTCCTGGACCGGGTATGGGGATCCAACTGGGTGGGAGACCCGCGGACCCTGGACGTGCACATCCGGTGGCTACGGGAGAAGCTGGAGGACGATCCCACCCGTCCCCGCTACATCCAAACGGTGCGGGGGTACGGGTATCGGTTCGAGGTAGAGGGTGGCCCGTAG